Proteins found in one Pseudomonadota bacterium genomic segment:
- a CDS encoding ATP-dependent RecD-like DNA helicase, with amino-acid sequence MPAQRDDGMIEGVVDRVVFRNEGNGWTVLRLSVDGRPLVDTVVGHIQQVAAGERIRCVGEWTVDPKHGRQFRAETCLPLAPSTERGIEKFLGSGVVPGVGPVMARRLVTRFGLETLEVIERAPKRLAEVEGIGPKRAAAISLAMAEKRNVRDVMVFLESAGASPAYAHRIHQRYGPQAIRIVSDNPYRLAGEVAGIGFLTADRIASVLGVPLDSPYRAEAGVVFALEELAGEGHVFARSEPLLARAGEILRLEPAALEAALERLRLRGGVRVEEPDGEPLVYLPRLYRAETEAAAQMCRLLGGRTDDLAIDPEAAARRAEALSGIELADGQRAAFGALSSARVIVITGGPGTGKTTLLRGIVACLAELGQRIALAAPTGRAARRMADSTGRDARTIHRLLEFAPRTMRFERCAERPLEEDVIVVDELSMVDIELFAALLGAVRDGARLVLVGDPDQLPSVGPGTVLADLLAVGAAERRGLAVIRLTEIFRQARSSLIVIGAHDVLAGTMPRVGGKGEDADLFLVERESPEGCLEVIADLVATRIPDRFGLDPIAETQVLTPMNRGVLGAHNLNAMLKDLLNPGDPGADRDGPEVGDKVMQIRNNYDLEVFNGDVGRVTAAGAEGEWLEVAFPERVVRYPMTELDQITLAYACTVHKAQGSEYPAVVIPIHTQHYVMLQRNLLYTAMTRGRRLVVIVGSRRALGIAVRNDRRQARGSGLGARVLRGLRA; translated from the coding sequence CGAAGCACGGCCGCCAGTTCCGCGCCGAGACGTGCCTGCCGCTCGCGCCGTCGACCGAGCGCGGGATCGAGAAGTTCCTCGGCTCCGGCGTGGTGCCGGGCGTCGGGCCGGTGATGGCGCGGCGCCTCGTCACGCGGTTCGGGCTCGAGACGCTCGAGGTGATCGAGCGGGCCCCCAAGCGCCTCGCGGAGGTCGAGGGAATCGGCCCGAAGCGTGCGGCGGCGATCTCCCTGGCGATGGCCGAGAAGCGGAACGTCCGCGACGTCATGGTGTTCCTCGAGTCGGCGGGCGCGTCGCCGGCCTACGCGCACCGGATACACCAGCGTTATGGGCCGCAGGCGATCCGGATCGTCAGCGACAACCCCTACAGGCTCGCGGGCGAGGTCGCGGGCATCGGCTTCCTCACGGCGGATAGGATCGCGTCGGTGCTCGGCGTGCCGCTCGACTCGCCGTATCGCGCGGAGGCGGGCGTCGTGTTCGCGCTCGAGGAGCTCGCCGGCGAGGGGCACGTCTTCGCGCGGTCGGAGCCGCTGCTCGCCCGGGCGGGGGAGATCCTGCGCCTTGAGCCCGCAGCGCTGGAGGCCGCGCTCGAAAGGTTGCGCCTCCGGGGCGGCGTGCGCGTCGAGGAGCCCGACGGCGAGCCGCTCGTGTACCTCCCGAGGCTCTACCGCGCGGAGACCGAGGCCGCCGCGCAGATGTGCCGCCTCCTCGGTGGGCGCACCGACGATCTCGCCATCGACCCCGAAGCCGCGGCGAGGCGGGCCGAGGCGCTGTCGGGGATCGAGCTCGCGGACGGGCAGCGCGCGGCGTTCGGCGCGCTGTCGTCGGCGCGGGTGATCGTGATCACCGGCGGCCCCGGCACCGGGAAGACCACCCTGCTGCGCGGCATCGTGGCCTGCCTCGCGGAGCTCGGGCAGCGCATCGCGCTCGCCGCGCCGACCGGCCGTGCGGCGCGGAGGATGGCCGACAGCACCGGCCGCGACGCGAGGACCATCCACCGGCTGCTCGAGTTCGCGCCCCGGACGATGCGCTTCGAGCGCTGCGCCGAGAGGCCCCTCGAGGAGGACGTCATCGTGGTGGACGAGCTCTCGATGGTCGACATCGAGCTGTTCGCCGCGCTGCTCGGCGCGGTGCGCGACGGAGCGCGCCTCGTCCTCGTCGGCGATCCGGATCAGCTCCCGTCCGTCGGCCCGGGGACGGTGCTCGCGGATCTCCTCGCGGTGGGCGCGGCGGAGCGTCGGGGGCTGGCGGTGATCCGGCTGACCGAGATCTTCCGGCAGGCGCGTTCGAGCCTGATCGTCATAGGAGCGCACGACGTGCTCGCGGGGACCATGCCGCGCGTCGGAGGGAAGGGCGAGGACGCGGATCTGTTCCTCGTCGAGCGCGAGAGCCCGGAGGGGTGCCTCGAAGTGATCGCCGATCTCGTCGCGACCCGCATCCCGGACCGCTTCGGCCTCGACCCGATCGCCGAGACGCAGGTGCTCACGCCGATGAACCGCGGCGTCCTCGGCGCGCACAACCTGAACGCGATGCTCAAGGATCTGCTCAACCCGGGTGATCCCGGCGCGGATCGCGACGGCCCCGAGGTCGGCGACAAGGTCATGCAGATCCGGAACAACTACGACCTCGAGGTGTTCAACGGCGACGTCGGCCGGGTCACCGCGGCGGGTGCGGAGGGGGAGTGGCTCGAGGTGGCGTTTCCGGAGCGCGTCGTGCGCTATCCCATGACGGAGCTCGATCAGATCACCCTCGCGTACGCCTGCACGGTCCACAAGGCGCAGGGGAGCGAGTACCCGGCGGTCGTGATCCCGATCCACACGCAGCACTACGTCATGCTGCAGCGGAACCTCCTGTACACGGCCATGACGCGCGGCCGGCGGCTCGTCGTCATCGTCGGCTCTCGTCGCGCGCTCGGGATCGCAGTCCGCAACGACAGGCGGCAGGCGCGCGGCTCGGGGCTCGGCGCCCGCGTGCTGCGCGGGCTCCGCGCCTGA
- a CDS encoding DUF1232 domain-containing protein: MPHRPEDLNSLVQKVIAAVDALDKSTGGRDVPAFAELLRAARPDLFPPSDDERSELTSRAVAGAMLRVIGEIPQIVDAMLNAVDRKTTDPAVRCALTGALAYLVQPRDLLPDGLPGGFGFIDDCVILRATITEFLEFLPRGFTTVERERSLLELLAVAIPPPQLPDFQAAVEGIWLAYHVMLWKSDDEIESTSERIIADPLGTPLPVSDRASIPLPPGPRLSLAPGSETIELEDGGLVVRFAKGGSVHIAAGGGILTVE, translated from the coding sequence ATGCCGCACCGACCCGAAGACCTGAACTCGCTCGTCCAGAAGGTGATCGCCGCCGTCGACGCCCTCGACAAGAGCACGGGCGGACGCGACGTCCCGGCGTTCGCCGAGCTGCTTCGCGCCGCGCGCCCGGACCTCTTTCCGCCCTCCGACGACGAGCGCAGCGAGCTCACGTCGCGAGCCGTGGCCGGCGCGATGCTGCGGGTGATAGGCGAGATCCCGCAGATCGTCGACGCGATGCTGAACGCCGTCGATCGCAAGACCACCGATCCGGCGGTGCGGTGCGCGCTCACCGGCGCGCTCGCTTACCTCGTGCAGCCGCGCGACCTCCTCCCGGACGGCCTCCCGGGGGGATTCGGCTTCATCGACGACTGCGTGATCCTGCGCGCCACGATCACCGAGTTCCTCGAGTTCCTGCCGCGCGGGTTCACGACCGTGGAGCGGGAGAGGAGCCTGCTCGAGCTGCTCGCCGTCGCGATCCCGCCCCCGCAACTGCCCGACTTCCAGGCGGCGGTCGAGGGCATCTGGCTCGCGTACCACGTCATGCTGTGGAAGTCGGACGACGAGATCGAGTCGACCTCGGAGAGGATCATCGCCGACCCGCTCGGCACGCCGCTGCCGGTCTCCGACAGGGCCTCGATCCCGCTGCCGCCCGGCCCGCGCCTCTCGCTCGCCCCCGGAAGCGAGACCATCGAGCTCGAGGACGGCGGGCTCGTCGTGCGTTTCGCCAAGGGCGGATCGGTGCACATCGCGGCCGGCGGCGGGATTCTCACCGTGGAGTGA
- a CDS encoding glycosyltransferase family 39 protein, with product MSDTSQAPRFRLSPTWTAAVAVAAACALAFSGIGADKLWDDEANTAVFARNLLATGELTAWDGKNVIGFRDGGELDENLKNVFMPPLQYWLAAGGLALFGGDEVGLRAPFVLAGLACLVALAFLARRLPGAGLTWSVAVWIAALSPAFLLYMRNCRYYAPGSALAIGVLALAVGPIGSRRALAFRALGAAVCGALLMLTNYFNAVAALAALPLLALLPAQRTRRHVFVSAAAFVASGAVGAYVLATTNPFDAPVPRPDEAVGIARLATLLWWNLRDLGTFEFLPVTLMPVLVLPFLFRRLAGLRPAARAGLVAIGMILIALMTTAAFSPQSVSRSTIADMRYLVPLIPLGAIATAVALRILWGLARPLAAVIACVVVFSNVLHLGFLGEYNGWLPPKGIQCTLCQYVEEVATDRTTTTEALIDYIEKLPKEEVLLVFPAYMGFSAMYYLPDREFCCQLRADHPLTPALRAELPEYVFWEKAKASMALISAPRPYLPEGPLSISGVDMGHFKYVEMLDIPPRDCSRPEIPWHAFPGEDIRALHYNKFFVVTVTR from the coding sequence TTGAGCGACACCTCCCAAGCGCCGAGGTTCCGGCTGAGCCCGACCTGGACGGCCGCCGTCGCCGTCGCTGCCGCGTGCGCGCTCGCCTTCTCGGGAATCGGCGCGGACAAGCTCTGGGACGACGAGGCGAACACCGCCGTCTTCGCGAGGAACCTCCTCGCGACCGGGGAGCTGACGGCCTGGGACGGGAAGAACGTCATCGGCTTCCGGGACGGTGGGGAGCTGGACGAGAACCTGAAGAACGTCTTCATGCCGCCGCTGCAGTACTGGCTCGCCGCAGGGGGGCTCGCGCTCTTCGGCGGCGACGAGGTCGGGCTCCGGGCGCCGTTCGTGCTCGCCGGGCTCGCGTGCCTCGTCGCGCTCGCGTTCCTCGCCCGCAGGCTGCCCGGCGCGGGGCTCACGTGGAGCGTCGCCGTCTGGATCGCCGCGCTCTCCCCGGCGTTCCTGCTCTACATGCGGAACTGCCGCTACTACGCGCCGGGATCGGCGCTCGCGATTGGGGTCCTGGCGCTCGCGGTCGGCCCGATCGGTTCGCGGCGGGCGCTCGCGTTCCGTGCCCTCGGGGCGGCGGTGTGCGGTGCGCTCCTCATGCTGACGAACTACTTCAACGCGGTGGCGGCGCTCGCCGCCCTGCCGCTGTTGGCCCTGCTCCCAGCACAAAGGACGCGGCGCCATGTGTTCGTCTCCGCCGCCGCGTTCGTCGCGTCGGGAGCGGTGGGCGCGTATGTCCTCGCGACCACGAACCCGTTCGACGCGCCCGTCCCGAGGCCCGACGAGGCGGTCGGGATCGCGCGGCTCGCGACGCTCCTCTGGTGGAACCTGCGCGACCTCGGGACGTTCGAGTTCCTTCCGGTCACCCTGATGCCGGTCCTCGTGCTCCCGTTCCTGTTTCGCCGGCTCGCCGGGCTGCGCCCCGCGGCTCGCGCGGGACTCGTCGCGATCGGCATGATCCTGATCGCGCTCATGACGACTGCCGCGTTCTCGCCCCAGTCCGTGAGCCGATCCACGATCGCCGACATGCGGTACCTCGTGCCGTTGATCCCGCTCGGCGCGATCGCGACGGCGGTCGCCCTGCGGATCCTGTGGGGGCTCGCCCGGCCGCTCGCCGCGGTGATCGCGTGCGTCGTCGTCTTCTCCAACGTCCTCCACCTCGGCTTCCTCGGCGAGTACAACGGGTGGCTGCCGCCCAAGGGGATCCAGTGCACCCTGTGCCAGTACGTCGAGGAGGTCGCCACGGACAGGACCACGACCACCGAGGCGCTCATTGACTACATCGAGAAGCTCCCGAAGGAAGAGGTGCTGCTCGTGTTCCCCGCGTACATGGGGTTCTCGGCGATGTACTACCTCCCGGACCGGGAGTTCTGCTGCCAGCTCAGGGCGGACCACCCGCTCACCCCCGCCCTCCGGGCCGAGCTCCCGGAATACGTGTTCTGGGAGAAGGCGAAGGCGAGCATGGCGCTCATCAGCGCACCGCGGCCGTACCTCCCCGAGGGGCCGCTGTCGATCAGCGGGGTCGACATGGGGCACTTCAAGTACGTCGAGATGCTGGACATCCCGCCGCGGGATTGCTCACGGCCGGAGATCCCGTGGCACGCTTTTCCCGGCGAGGACATCCGGGCGCTGCACTACAACAAGTTCTTCGTCGTGACGGTCACGAGGTGA
- a CDS encoding radical SAM protein yields the protein MGPGGNSAQGQGRAVVVVAPAFTSLARFGGDSLEAKLQLMTRRGVPASLANLDAMVNSPISAPPLARGLRRAGPMAAYYLESFLKLREYRALVIVDWDDADPLRRALRADPLAVLFSTTFVTDAGVLERCLAELRREVGTIPILVGGPFVHKQAKQLARAGDGRRAEALRGFCVDVHAQVLFREGRDPALDSCIFVASPHGEHTALAVLSQLARPDGRRGLAEIPNLVLRDGSRGWRLTGRALEPVDLDGEITRWDLIDELPAAIPIRTAVGCEGRCAFCDFRTLHRRFVARRVSSVIEEMRLAVGRGRSFFDFVDDDIFAPPGGAAGLVAGIEGAGLDIVWGGFFKADRLSEADGAAAVRAGMRFGLTGIESGHPAQLARMGKRLDLDAAQRNLGVLVGAGARIDLCFIIGFPGEDEETLEATAAFIDGAPRGDRGYAFYELFPFELYPGTVADTPRFRRRHGLEGRGTSWSHATMSARDVVDVVAPRVFGRIARTPYYHGGEDAPSWWGSARRDEGFVRRIDLVKGFLGRVDDAEIQTRFAALHALVEDPRVTGEIPRWTEILAARSAQPGGG from the coding sequence ATGGGGCCGGGTGGCAACTCCGCGCAGGGGCAGGGCAGGGCGGTCGTGGTCGTCGCGCCGGCCTTCACGAGCCTGGCCCGATTCGGCGGCGACTCCCTGGAGGCGAAGCTCCAGCTCATGACGCGCCGCGGCGTGCCCGCGTCGCTCGCGAACCTCGACGCGATGGTTAACTCGCCGATCTCGGCGCCGCCCCTCGCCCGAGGGCTTCGCCGGGCCGGGCCCATGGCCGCGTACTATCTTGAGAGCTTCCTCAAGCTGCGGGAGTACCGGGCCCTCGTGATCGTCGACTGGGACGACGCCGACCCGCTCCGTCGCGCGCTGCGTGCAGATCCCCTCGCTGTGCTGTTCTCGACCACCTTCGTCACGGACGCGGGCGTCCTCGAGCGGTGCCTCGCCGAGTTGCGGCGGGAAGTGGGCACCATACCGATCCTCGTGGGCGGGCCGTTCGTTCACAAGCAGGCGAAGCAGCTCGCGCGTGCCGGCGACGGCCGGCGGGCCGAGGCGCTTCGCGGGTTCTGCGTGGACGTCCATGCGCAGGTCCTGTTTCGCGAAGGCCGTGATCCCGCGCTCGACAGCTGCATTTTCGTCGCGTCGCCCCACGGCGAGCACACCGCGCTCGCGGTGCTGTCCCAGCTCGCGCGGCCGGATGGTCGGCGTGGGCTGGCGGAGATCCCGAACCTCGTGCTGCGCGACGGGTCGCGCGGCTGGCGTCTCACCGGTCGCGCCCTGGAGCCCGTCGATCTCGACGGCGAGATCACGCGCTGGGACCTTATCGACGAGCTCCCGGCCGCGATCCCGATCCGCACGGCGGTCGGCTGCGAAGGGCGGTGTGCGTTCTGCGACTTCAGGACGCTCCATCGGCGGTTCGTCGCGCGGCGCGTCTCGTCCGTGATCGAGGAGATGCGGCTCGCGGTGGGCCGGGGCCGTTCGTTTTTCGATTTCGTCGACGACGACATCTTCGCCCCGCCGGGGGGAGCCGCCGGGCTCGTCGCCGGGATCGAGGGCGCAGGCCTCGATATCGTTTGGGGCGGCTTCTTCAAGGCCGATCGCCTGTCCGAGGCCGACGGGGCCGCCGCGGTCCGTGCCGGGATGCGGTTCGGGCTAACGGGCATCGAGAGCGGCCACCCGGCCCAACTCGCGCGCATGGGCAAGAGACTCGACCTCGACGCCGCTCAACGCAACCTCGGGGTGCTCGTCGGCGCAGGGGCGCGGATCGATCTCTGCTTCATCATCGGCTTTCCGGGCGAGGACGAAGAGACGCTCGAGGCGACCGCCGCCTTCATCGACGGCGCCCCGCGCGGTGATCGGGGCTACGCGTTCTACGAGCTGTTCCCGTTCGAGCTCTACCCCGGCACGGTGGCCGACACGCCGCGCTTCCGGAGGCGGCACGGGCTCGAGGGCCGTGGCACGTCCTGGTCTCACGCCACGATGAGCGCTCGTGACGTGGTCGACGTGGTCGCGCCGAGGGTGTTCGGGCGGATCGCCCGGACGCCTTACTATCACGGCGGAGAGGACGCCCCGTCGTGGTGGGGCTCGGCCCGCCGCGACGAGGGGTTCGTGCGGCGCATCGATCTCGTGAAGGGGTTCCTCGGCCGAGTCGACGACGCCGAGATCCAGACGAGGTTCGCGGCGCTGCACGCGCTCGTCGAGGACCCGCGAGTGACGGGTGAGATCCCGCGATGGACGGAGATCCTAGCCGCGCGGAGTGCCCAGCCGGGGGGAGGGTGA
- a CDS encoding fatty acyl-AMP ligase, protein MSAGPRTVVDAVRRWAQVRPDAVAFRFLTEHGAEVKELSFGALDLEARRIGAELLDSARPGDRAAIVCTSEEAFVRAFFGSLYAGLIPVPALPPSPRRENGRLHALLADCHPSVVLTHARVGEVSRKRVASMGGFDDLRWMDVDDPGGAGPGAFCPPRIAGGGAALLQYTSGSTALPRGVAITHDNMVANCLALSAGFGFAVEDLAPLAWLPLFHDMGLLGHVVMPAYFGVASTLMPSHDFLQQPASWLAALSAYRATYSLSPNFAYDLCVERVSAEQKAGLDLGAWRWAGNGAEPVRLGTMERFAAAFAGCGFDIRQFFPCYGLAEATLFAAGGPEGSAPDVCRASRAALLDNRIIEVADGEPEPAVGLVSSGRVRADSASRIVDPVSGRSLGEMEVGEIWLSGPSVASGYWNRPDESREIFEATCGDGGRYLRTGDLGFTRGGALFVCGRSKDVVILDGSNHHAQDLEQSIEGCHPALRENGCAAFSVDADDREVLIAACEIRKSMLRGVDRAEVMGAIREALAGVHGVRLHNAVLLGPGRLPRTTSGKVMRRACRRMYLEGTLAAGGGERDERDGSEDRG, encoded by the coding sequence ATGAGCGCGGGGCCGAGGACGGTGGTCGATGCGGTGCGGCGATGGGCGCAGGTCCGGCCGGATGCGGTCGCGTTCCGTTTCCTCACCGAGCACGGCGCCGAGGTGAAGGAACTCTCCTTCGGCGCGCTCGACCTGGAAGCCCGGCGGATCGGAGCGGAGCTCCTCGACTCGGCGCGCCCCGGCGACAGGGCCGCAATCGTCTGCACGTCCGAGGAGGCGTTCGTGCGCGCCTTCTTTGGGAGCCTTTACGCCGGCCTGATCCCCGTGCCGGCGCTCCCGCCCTCGCCGCGGCGGGAGAACGGGCGCCTGCACGCGCTCCTTGCCGACTGCCACCCCTCGGTCGTGCTGACCCACGCGCGCGTCGGGGAGGTCTCCCGGAAGCGCGTTGCGTCGATGGGCGGCTTCGACGATCTGCGCTGGATGGATGTCGACGATCCCGGTGGCGCCGGTCCCGGGGCGTTCTGCCCGCCGCGGATCGCGGGCGGGGGCGCGGCGCTCCTGCAGTACACGTCGGGCTCCACGGCTTTGCCGCGTGGCGTGGCGATCACCCACGACAACATGGTGGCGAACTGCCTTGCGCTCAGCGCGGGGTTCGGCTTCGCGGTCGAGGATCTCGCGCCGCTCGCGTGGCTGCCGCTGTTCCACGACATGGGGCTCCTCGGTCACGTGGTCATGCCCGCCTACTTCGGCGTCGCGTCGACGCTCATGCCGTCCCACGACTTTCTCCAGCAGCCGGCGTCGTGGCTCGCGGCGTTGAGTGCGTACCGCGCGACCTACTCCCTCTCGCCCAACTTCGCCTACGACCTGTGCGTCGAGCGCGTGTCCGCGGAGCAGAAGGCCGGGCTCGATCTCGGTGCGTGGCGGTGGGCGGGCAACGGCGCGGAGCCGGTGCGGCTCGGTACCATGGAGCGGTTCGCCGCCGCGTTCGCCGGGTGCGGGTTCGACATACGGCAGTTCTTTCCGTGCTACGGGCTCGCGGAGGCGACGCTCTTCGCCGCAGGCGGGCCCGAGGGATCGGCGCCGGATGTGTGCCGCGCGAGCCGCGCAGCGCTCCTCGACAACCGGATCATCGAGGTGGCAGACGGCGAGCCAGAGCCGGCGGTCGGTCTCGTGTCGAGCGGTCGCGTGCGCGCCGACAGCGCGTCGCGGATCGTCGATCCGGTTTCGGGCCGCTCGCTCGGGGAGATGGAGGTCGGCGAGATCTGGCTCTCGGGACCGAGCGTGGCGTCGGGATACTGGAACCGCCCGGACGAGAGCCGCGAGATCTTCGAGGCGACCTGCGGTGACGGGGGGCGATACCTGCGCACCGGCGATCTCGGGTTCACGCGGGGGGGGGCCCTCTTCGTTTGCGGGCGTTCGAAGGACGTCGTGATCCTGGACGGGAGCAACCACCACGCCCAGGATCTCGAGCAGTCGATCGAGGGCTGCCATCCGGCGCTCCGTGAGAACGGGTGCGCGGCGTTTTCCGTGGACGCGGACGATCGGGAGGTGCTGATCGCGGCCTGCGAGATCCGCAAGTCCATGCTGCGCGGCGTGGACCGCGCGGAGGTGATGGGCGCCATACGGGAGGCGCTGGCCGGGGTGCACGGCGTTCGGCTGCACAACGCGGTGCTCCTCGGGCCGGGGCGATTGCCGCGGACGACGAGCGGCAAGGTGATGAGGCGCGCGTGCCGCAGGATGTACCTGGAGGGGACGCTCGCAGCGGGAGGAGGTGAGCGAGATGAGCGCGACGGGAGCGAAGACCGCGGCTGA
- a CDS encoding acyl carrier protein — MSATGAKTAAEVRVWLKARVAVRLGMMPEEVPADQPVTRLGVDSTEAVVISGELQEWLGRRVAPTALWDHPTIDALAEHLAER; from the coding sequence ATGAGCGCGACGGGAGCGAAGACCGCGGCTGAGGTCAGGGTGTGGCTCAAGGCCCGCGTGGCCGTTCGTCTCGGTATGATGCCCGAGGAGGTGCCGGCAGATCAGCCGGTGACGCGCCTCGGGGTGGACTCGACGGAGGCGGTTGTGATCTCGGGCGAGCTGCAGGAGTGGCTCGGACGGCGCGTCGCGCCCACGGCCCTGTGGGATCATCCCACCATCGACGCGCTCGCGGAGCACCTGGCGGAGCGCTGA